CTTGGTTTTGAGAATTTTCTCCTTGCAGtaatggcctatgaccgctatgttgCCATTTGTCATCCACTGAGGTACACCGTTATCATGAACCCCCACCTCTCTGGATGGTTAGTTCTACTCTCTTTGTACATTAGCATCATGGATGCCCTCCTCCACAGTCTGATGGTGTTGCAACTGTCCTTCTGCACTGACTTGGGAATCCCCCAGTTTTTCTGTGAACTTGCACAGGTCATCAAGCTCGCCTGTTCTGATTCCTTCATCAATACCATCTTGGCTAATTTTATGGCTAGTGCATTGAGTGGTATTTCTATCTTTGGGATCATTTTCTCGTATGCCAAAATTCTCTACTCTCTTTTGAGAATGCCATCAGCTGGCAGAAGATATAAAGCCTTTTCCACCTGTGGGTCTCATCTCTTAGTTGTTTCCTTGTTCTATGGGACAGGATTAGGGGTGTACATTAGCTCTGCAGTTACTGACTCTTCCAGAAACACTGCGGTGGCCTCAGTGATGTACACTGTGGTTCCTCAATTGATGAACCCCTTTACCTACAGTCTGCGCAACAGGGATATGAAAGAAGccttgaaaaaaataatcaggTAGGATAATGTTTCATCATATTTGGGCTAGTTTTCTAGAAGGAGTCAAAGTAAAAGATATTCTGATCTTTCAGAATACTCCTATCACCAAGATCATCTAAAACGACTAGATAACATAATGGATACATGCATTTCAACATGGGCTTGAATTCTGATTTTGCTTTCTGTCTAATTCTGTGATGTTTGGCAGTGATTTCAAGCATCTAAACTCAGTTTTTTGAGTAGTGTTATATAGAGGGAGAACCTGAATCCTGGAATTCTGTTATATAGATTCGGGGGGACAGCACGTTCACAAAAAAAAGTGGAAGACGTTAGACAGGGCAGAGAAATGGTGTAAGCAGAGTCATGGTTACAGGCAGAGACTCGCTTCCACTTTATCCCACATCTAGGACCATGCAAATCTCACCCCAGATGGGCTTACACCATGAGGCAAGGGAGCTGGCCTTTCTTACCCACACTCAGTAATCACTGAGAGTTGTCCCTATCAAGCTGTATTTCTCTGGAGCAACATCAGAATCCACCAAATTGTTTCATCATCCATAGAATCAGTGTAATCTGATTATCTCAGTGGTTTGAGACAGTTGTGAAATATGTAAACCTGAAGCTGAAAGTCTTTGGttctaataataaaaagaaaacctttgggggtgcctggtatcccaggtggttaagcatctgactctcgctCTCagtttaggtcttgatctcagtgtcctgagttcaagccctgtgctgggctccacactgggcacggagactactttaaaaaaaaagaataagaagaagaaaagaaaacttttctcTAATATTCTCAAACAAGAAAGGGAAGTATCTTTCTTTCAGAGGTAGGGAATGTATAAGGATAAGAGAGTTCATTAGTTCTCCATGAGGTGATGTCATTCTAGGACTGATGGTAGCAGCAGACACAGGTGTCATACTCAGTTGTGATGCCCAGGGACAGAAAATGGACTGTCATTCCCTGAGCCATTTGAAAATTGACCTTTCCATGGCATCATCCAGAAGATATCCCCTTAAATATCACCACGAAGAAGAGGATCATATGCTCctttttaatataattactgGTGTGGGAGAAATGATTAATATGAAAGAAAGCCTTAGACTGACCATCTAGGGTTAATTCATGTTGGGTAGTCAGCTGTCATAACCATGACAAGCACTTAATACAACGCCTGACATATAGTAGGAATTCACATTTAACTTGTATCATAGTTTTTAATATCTTGCCTATATTCGTAACTTGTGTAATCCTTTCGGACTCACATACTTTTACCACCTGCTTCAACATTCATATTTGTTTAACTTCACCACAGTTTTTCTGGTCTGAATAATATAATCAAATAATTGAGTAGGCAGGGTAATGGATGTTCATCCTTTTTCTAAGACCCTGTTTGCTTTAATTCCTTCCCGTTGATTTATTGGTAAGAATGTGGCTAAAAAAACCCCAATGTatctgagtttttatttattttaattacttctcCTGCAGTACTTCTTACTCATCTCAGGTGGAGTCCACACAGAGAAACATGGTTGAGTAAAACTGATGGAGTGATTAAAGTCTTAAGAGAGTTGGCTGCATAATTAGGGCTCTTATACAAAACTTTATAATGTGTTATTGTGAATAAAACAGTGTTTATGTGGAGGAGTGTAACATAagacaggagaaaaaagaagttgGCAGTGTTGGGGATTATCACTTTTTCCACAAGTACAACGATGTGGGGCCATCAGAcagaagtatttttctttttcttttttttaagattttatttacttgagagagagggagtaagagagagcatgagtggcaagagtggcagagtgagagggagaagcagactccttgctgagccaggagcccaacacggggctccatcccagtgctccgggatcatgacctgagctgaagtcatatgcttaaccaactgagccacccaggcacccccgagaAGTATCTTTCTGGATGTGTGTATAAGGGAAAATGACAGAGGTCTCCCAGGATAACCAAAGGAGTACGATTCATTGTAAGGAGAGGAAGTATTATGTGAGCACCACAACTGGGGGacagctctctgcctgctgccctggtGTGTTCTAGTGCAGAACTTCCCCCATTGACATCCACAGAACACCTGTAGAGATGGATCACCTGCTTACAGAAAATATTataagcagtggagcacaaaatatgaaattttagaaGTCCACCACCACCAGGGCTGTGCATCACTTAAAGGCACTCAGGTGGGGAAGGAGTGTGGAGGCCCAAGCATGGACAGTATGGTCAGAGGATCTTGACCATGTGATCCAGCATGGGTCACAAGAAGGGTGGGTGGCACCTACATGCTGCACTGTTcccaggcagaggagcagggacTCCAGCTGAGGGCAGCAAGCCTAGGtgtcagctctctgctctgccttgcCATAAACTCAACTGCTGCCCAGTTGCACAACTGCTTGCCTGGCATGGGCTGGCAAACAGGAAAAATGTGCAATACCCTCCCTCAGAGGATCAGCATGGGTACGAGCCACGAGAGTCCCTAAAATTTGCTCAACCACACACCTGAGATAAAACAGCTGGGATACCGGAAGGGTGAAGACAAGTATCTTACTGAAGCCAGGGACACAAAACTGATTGACTGCTTTTTTGTGAGGGCTTCCTGAAGAGTGGGGGACATGAACTCTCAGCTCTGCAGCTCGAGAGCAGGGCACAGCCATTTTCATCCAGTATATTAGGGCTGAAAGCCTTCAGCACTTAAAAACTGTGCCACCTAGTGGAGCCCAGAGCCACTTACACCAAGCCCCATCCACTAGGTGGTGAGGTGCTTCTCCACTAGGGCAAGTCCACCTGAGAATCAGAGCGGCACATCCcttcccagaagaccagcagaaacaCCTCACATACACCAGTTTACTGATCATAGATGCTGCAAAGCTCCAGTTCTATGGGAAATAGGATCTATCTTCCttcttactttaatttttaaatttttattactattcctctgtccccccttctctctttcctcttcttctgagatcccaattattctaatattgtttctctTTATGGGATCACTTATCTCCTGAATTCTCCCCCTTGTGATCCCTcagttgtttctctctttttctcggcctctttattctccatcatttcatcttccctatcactaattctctcttctacctcatttatccagcagttagagcctccattttcatTACATCTCATTAACAGCCATTTTTGTTTCgatttgattagattttagttcttttatttctccagaaagggattctctagtgttttccatgctttttttcaagcccagctagtatctttacaATCATTTTTCTGAACTCCAGTTTCAACATTTTACTTATgcccatactgattaggtcctgGAAgtcagtattgcctcttgttcttttttgaggtgaatttttgcatcttgtcattctgtccagagaagaatagatgaaaaagagaataaagtaataaaatgtcaacaacaaccccaaagaaatatacactaaacaaatcagaagagacctgaaaccaaaaaaataaactgaaaagaaaaggaaaagagagaatataatcacACAGGGGGACAGAATAAAGCAATACACTGGATCCTGTGTGTATTTGGTCTCtttgttagaaaactagatctcaaaattgcaaagaaagaaaaacttatgtatgtacaaaaataaaattaaatacaatgaaaggataggaggtaactgtaaaaatgaaaattaagacaagaaaacacaaaagagaaaaaaaaaccagaaaaaagggAGGGATATAAACAGGTgaacagagcaatacactatatcctgagtgtattttggtgggtttgttagaagaaactatatctcaaaattgtaatgaaagtatacacacacacacacacacacacacacacacacacacacacacacataaagttaaatacaatgggggatagaatgtaactgtaaaaatgaaaatttaaaaagatttctataAAGAGTTCATAAAATAAcaaattggttgaaaaaggaaagagaaaaaattaaaattgaaagactaaagaatcatggcgGGGAAAAACCATAAATTCTATATGTATAGtcccctagcactggagttttgcaattttttttttattacgttCAGtcagccactgtatagtacatcactagtttctgatgtagtgttcagtgactcattagttacatataatacccagtgctcatcacagcacttgccctccttaatacccatcaccctgtcacccccacc
The sequence above is a segment of the Meles meles chromosome 20, mMelMel3.1 paternal haplotype, whole genome shotgun sequence genome. Coding sequences within it:
- the LOC123932831 gene encoding olfactory receptor 7G1-like, which codes for MSYINNMEPRNQTDVSEFLLLGVTDDPELQPLLFCLFLSMYLVTILGNLLVILAVISDSHLHTPMYFFLSNLSFTDICLSTTTIPKMLVNIQAQNQHISYTGCITQVCFVLVFLGFENFLLAVMAYDRYVAICHPLRYTVIMNPHLSGWLVLLSLYISIMDALLHSLMVLQLSFCTDLGIPQFFCELAQVIKLACSDSFINTILANFMASALSGISIFGIIFSYAKILYSLLRMPSAGRRYKAFSTCGSHLLVVSLFYGTGLGVYISSAVTDSSRNTAVASVMYTVVPQLMNPFTYSLRNRDMKEALKKIIR